AGGGCCACAAGAAGGGGGCCTAGCCAGAGAAGTCCACTGGCCTTTACAAGATAGTCAAAGAGGATACCCTACAAACTTGACCTTCTACCAAGCCATTCCTCAGCCTTAGATTCCCCTCTACaacctctcactctctctctagGCCTGCTGGGGAACAGGAGACTAGAGTACAGGGGTAGCCAAGCCACAGGGATAAATACTATTTGCAGCCTACCTGGTGTGAACACCCAGCCCCGCTGCCGTCGGCTCTGCTCTGAGGCTACTACTCGGACTGTCTGTGTCACAGCCCCATAGGCCTCCTGAAACCACTGGATGTCAGAGCCCCTCCGTGTGTCACTCACCAGCTGCAGAGAAGAGACATGTGACCATTAGGACAAAGTGCTATGGGAGAAGGAAagctggggaggggaagggacagCCACTATGGAAGCCAGAGCCGTAGTGAGGCTCACTAGACAAACACCTGTTcggcaggccaatcacttcactGTGGCCCTAAGTAAGGGCGCTGCGAACACTGACTGTTCACTGCCACTGTGACAGGCGCGGAGGACAGAAGCATAagcaagacacacagacacacagcagctTCCCCAATAACCAGGGGCCACGGGGCAGGCAACTGCAACCCAGAATGGCTGAGACATCATTCCTCTGCTCCTGATCAATCCCGACCTTTCCTGTCTCTGCTCACAACAAAATCCTTGTCCTTCTACCCCATAACCAACTCATCACCCACTCAACCCCTACTGGCCCTATTCTTAAAATACTTCTCAAGTCTCTCATGGCTCTGAGCTCCAACCAGTTACTGCGTCATCAAATACAACCCTCTAccaggcctctgcttcagctcttaCCTGCCTCCAGCATCCAGAGCAAGCCTCTTATATCCtttgttggttttgagacaaggtctcactacgtagctctggctggcctcaaacctaccATGTCACTAAGGCTGACCTTCAACTCTGtgcccctgcctttgcctcctgagtgctgggattataggcatgcacacatgcacaccactataatcccaggtgtgggaaagAGAGAATGTGTATGGTGTACATtaatgaatgtatatcacatgtGTGGGTACTTGTGCGTGGGCGTGGATGTtcccatgtgtatatgtgtagttGTAGAGGCCAAGGTTGACTTGGGGGGGGCCTTCCTTGATCATCCTCCACTTTATTCACTTGAGGAAGGGTCTCTCACTGTAGAGCTCACTGATGTGGCTACTTTAGCTGGCCAACTTGCTGactgtccctgtctctgcctcacaagggctgtgtttacatgtgtgaagATAATTCAAAGAATTtcgttttctccttccaccacgtggatcCTGGATCAAATTCAGGCcttcaagcttggcagcaaatgcttttGCCCACCGAGACATCTTACCAGCCTCCACTGGCGTTTTATGAGGGCTCTGAACTCCAAAGCTTTATCCATTAAGCCAGCTTCAGATCTTTAACCCCACTGTTGGCCTAGACCCCATTAACTAATTCAATTGTCTTTTAATTCCTAAACCATGTCTTTCCTCTTCTCAGAACTCCTCAGTGACTTCTCAACCCTTCCAAAGCCATACAAGCTCTGCCCTTAACATCCCACAGGTCACCACAATGGCTGCTTCTCAAACATACCAGCCTTTGAGTTCTggtccctctttctttctttctttctttctttctttctttctataatttatttaatttttattttatgtgcattagggtaaaggtgtcagatctgttacagacagttgtgagctgccctgtgtgtgctgggaattgaacctgggtcctttggaagagtagtcagggctcttaaccactgagccatctctccagcaccaccacCCCATCCCTCTTTCCAGAAAGATACTTCCCCAACTGCCCATTCAGCTAACCCCTTCACTTCCTTTGGGTCCTGCTCCCCCTCACCTTAAGGCCTTCTCTGACACCCTGCCCCCGCCTCCACCTCTCTTGCTTTGCTCTACCTTGCATCATCTACACTTGCTCAGTACCTATCTCCCCAACTCCCAGCTACAACATGAAGTTCCTTAAGGGTAGGCTTCATTGCATTTTGCACCAACCACATTCTTAGAACCTGGAGATGTACCTACAAAAGGAGACACTCAGCAGTTAGCTCAAGAATGAATAAAGAAGGCCCAGTGTGTGGTGCTGTGGGCTAGTTAAGTCCTGGGGTTATGGAAGTGGGAGAATTGGGAGCTCAAGGCctttatctagctagctagctagctatctctttattttggtttttcgagacagggtttcaaaaAACCTTGTAGCCccggctgtcttggactcgctttgtagaccagtctggcctccaattcacagagatccacctgcttctgcctcccagagtgctgggattacaggcacgcactACCTCACTAGCTTGCTCAGAGTCATCTTTGCTAGAtgattcaagatcagcctgggctacagaagaccctgtcttaggagaagaaaaaagaaaaacaatgaatatCAAGGAAGGCTTCCCCATGAAGGCGACATGAAAATTGTTGGAGTAACCCAGTTTTTAAAAGCAGGGAAGAAGACATGCATGATCTGCCAAGCATGGTGGATCTACCagacactgtggcacacacatctaatcccagcacttgaaaggcagaaacgggtggatctctgtgagtctgataccatcctagtctacaaagtaagctccaggccagccaggaacacatagtgagaccttgtcaaaaAGGGGTGTGGGGGGAGAAAGGAGAAGCAAAATCGAGATAGCATGGTTGACGTAAGAGAAGCTGGTGTCTACAAGTCTGTTAGGATGGAAATGATGCAGGAGCTGCATCAAGGCCCCAAAGTTTATGTCACAGCTTGGACTTTGCTCATGTGAGTGATGGGGAGCAACCAGCACATTGTGTCAGTCATATATGGCTAACTTTGTAAAAAGTCATTCTGGCTCCTGTACACACAGATGGCTCACTGAGGCAAAAGACCCTAGAAGAGCACCTTGGACAGAGGTGGCAGTGAAGGGGAGAGAGATGGCCACAGGAGGGGGCTGGGAAGACAGGTTTTGCTGAGCCCCTTACCCAGATAGGCTGGGACACGCCTTCCACAATCTTCCGGCAGAAGAAACCTGGGTCGGTCTGTCGCTTCTCCTCCCCCCAGCAGATCATGTCCCTCCGATAAGCCTCCTTGTATGTGCTAGCATCCAGGAGTCTCTGGAAGTCCAAGCCATGCTCCTGCACAAAACACAGTCCATCCATAACACAGTCCTTCCTAACATGGGAGAGCCAGCCCTGCCTAGTGACTCGCTACACAGGCACTAGCCAGCCTGCACCATGTCAAAGGCCACAGGCAGGAGCGCTCTACAAagggagagaccagagacactCAAAGCTAGGAGGTCTTAGGATAATTCCTGAAATTGACTAAAGTGTAAGATgtacactttttcttttctgagggtTTCATCTTCCCTCAGAAGATTGTTGGCTTAAACTAATCTTGAAATTACTTTGCATTCTCTAGGAACAGCCTTAACCTTTAACCAAAGTGGGAAATTTGAAAAACTAAAGCAAAACTGCACTCCAATCAGAAGCCTTGTATTTTCTTGGCATCATTTGCCTCCATCAGAAACCCCACAGAGATATGTCTACCCTTTCCCCTTATCCTTCTCTGTCCCCACTGGGCTGAAACAGAGCCGCTACATTTGGCTCTGGGCATTCCTAGGGCCTGCTATACCACAGGACCCCATATACAGGGGGGACCACCCTGAACCCCAGGGAGCTGCGTCTAGACATGCcatccccttctcccttctccagagATAATGAAAAGCAACAGGTCCACCTAGAAGGTTCCAAAACAAGAAGGGATTCTCAAAATTATCAGTCTTGGCCAAGCAgtggtagcacaagcctttaaccccattcaggaggcagaggctacagagtgagttccagggctacaaagagagaaaaaccctgtcttaaaataccaaaaaaaaaaaaaaaagtcactcagTTCATATGCTCTGTTTCCCCTAACTCTCCTCTCTTGGGCTTTCAGGTTCTTCAGCCACAGCCTCTGTTCCGAGAGGTCAGCAGCCCTTCTTTTGAACTGTTTATCCTCCAGGAGTCTTGATGCCTCCGCCAGTAACTGAAGAAACCAATGTGTCAATCAAGATTCTCTTTACAGTGGTGGAATGCTGCCAAATCTTCAAATATCAAGAACCAGCAGGTCATCTGGGTCCCCtataaaggtattttaaaatgccaGCTCCTGAGTCTGAAGATGCAGGTCAGTGATCCAGTCAAGCACTTGCCTGGTGCTTCAGAGGTCAGGGCTCTAGTCCCACagtaaagagaaataatataaagtaaaatCCCCCTCTTCCAGCCCCCACTGTCAACAGGCCTAGGACAGTGCCTAGCTTAGGAACTTCAGCAGACAGTGGTTTTGAAACTgtgccttggggctggagagatggctcagggttaagagcactggctgttcttccaaaggtcctaagttcaattcccagcaaccaaatggtggctcacaaccatctataatgagatctggtgccttcttctggcatgtaggtataAATtcggaaagggaagggggaagggggaagggggaag
This is a stretch of genomic DNA from Meriones unguiculatus strain TT.TT164.6M chromosome 1, Bangor_MerUng_6.1, whole genome shotgun sequence. It encodes these proteins:
- the Pmvk gene encoding phosphomevalonate kinase isoform X2, coding for MICWGEEKRQTDPGFFCRKIVEGVSQPIWLVSDTRRGSDIQWFQEAYGAVTQTVRVVASEQSRRQRGWVFTPGVDDAESECGLDNFGNFDWIIENHGDEQCLEEQLENLLEFIHAKL